A window of the Hordeum vulgare subsp. vulgare chromosome 5H, MorexV3_pseudomolecules_assembly, whole genome shotgun sequence genome harbors these coding sequences:
- the LOC123452752 gene encoding probable myosin-binding protein 4 encodes MAATSSTAWGSHRRFSALLSSAVLEWVLILLMLLEGLLSRLATAFARLCNLPPPCPACARLDAVLGGARPGSSYRDLLCSSHRAEALCHDGGGVGIGEVCRDGVGDRPAVDDGIDRAGYSELRTSDSESELRRRSPEDAAAIDRLKEQLTLTQVQSGIPEKTHAEDSRLQIFPRKIQGSEWRRSGAGIAPADLPTEDDEPHTKVGDSVLQSGLAQVQSGRSRSDDPHDIQTGDLPTKDEGPHTDTGDDKPEDDDVWHNADDGEPSETKAAADEPEPEFPDRATARQDSLRVHHHLKLLLSQLSTSSSFRAPDSPSVQEQQHEQAVLRNITRALSLQRNCSGVSEGSMLDTDGEECSTVDELRRRVELDRRSMALMWKELEEERSASAVATSQAMAMITRLQEEKAAMRTEAAQYRRVMEEQSAYDRDEAERLAGVVRELEDEVEGYKARLRDHEIVHEVRDHMRLAPCQREGETGDVSGSGPAGGELSGGSEDDENARAWKQLRRLTDRLHRLSNNSSEIVQEPEPNDVQEEEEDGGGKEEDTTEASVVGRRVRNGDNFTKWQHLQSIETTSKGSTHGHGHHGDDGEGEDTAALEEIGELSRRLQALEEDRSFLEHSVNSLRKGRDGEAVIHDIARSLRELRKTLGDDQDTIAS; translated from the exons ATGGCTGCCACCAGCAGTACGGCCTGGGGATCTCACCGGAGGTTCTCTGCCCTGCTATCCTCGGCGGTCTTGGAATGGGTGCTGATCCTGCTGATGCTGCTGGAGGGCCTGCTGTCCCGCCTGGCCACGGCGTTCGCCCGCCTCTGCAACCTCCCGCCGCCCTGCCCGGCGTGCGCGCGGCTCGACGCCGTCCTCGGCGGGGCGCGCCCGGGCTCCTCCTACCGCGACCTCCTCTGCAGCTCACACAGGGCGGAGGCGCTCTGCCATGACGGTGGCGGCGTGGGCATCGGGGAGGTTTGCAGAGACGGCGTGGGAGATCGGCCAGCCGTCGACGACGGGATCGATCGCGCCGGGTACAGCGAGCTGAGGACCTCCGACTCCGAGTCGGAGCTTCGAAGAAGGTCGCCGGAGGACGCCGCCGCCATCGATCGGTTGAAGGAGCAGCTTACCCTGACGCAAGTTCAGAGTGGCATCCCGGAGAAAACACACGCTGAGGATTCAAGGTTGCAGATCTTCCCACGAAAGATTCAAGGTTCAGAATGGCGGCGTTCCGGAGCCGGCATTGCGCCAGCCGATCTTCCCACAGAAGACGACGAACCTCATACCAAGGTTGGAGATAGCGTTCTTCAATCCGGGTTAGCGCAAGTTCAGAGTGGCAGGTCACGCTCTGATGATCCACACGACATTCAGACAGGTGATCTTCCAACAAAAGATGAAGGACCTCATACAGATACAGGAG ATGATAAACCAGAAGACGACGATGTGTGGCACAACGCTGATGATGGCGAACCATCCGAAACCAAAGCCGCAGCAGATGAACCGGAGCCTGAATTTCCCGACAGGGCCACCGCACGGCAGGattccttgagagtccaccaccaCCTGAAGCTGCTGCTCTCGCAGCTCTCCACCTCGTCTTCTTTCCGGGCACCCGACAGCCCGAGCGTGCAGGAGCAGCAGCACGAGCAGGCCGTGCTGCGCAACATCACCAGGGCGCTCTCCCTGCAGCGGAACTGCTCGGGCGTCTCCGAAGGCAGCATGCTTGATACTGATGGTGAAGAGTGTAGCACGGTTGATGAGCTGAGGCGGCGGGTGGAGCTGGACCGCAGGTCCATGGCCCTCATGTggaaggagctggaggaggagCGGAGCGCGTCGGCGGTGGCGACCAGCCAGGCCATGGCCATGATCACCAGGCTGCAGGAGGAGAAGGCGGCGATGCGGACCGAGGCCGCGCAGTACCGCAGGGTCATGGAGGAGCAGAGCGCGTACGATCGGGATGAAGCTGAGCGGCTGGCCGGCgtcgtgcgggagctcgaggacgAGGTTGAGGGCTACAAGGCCAGGCTCAGGGACCACGAGATTGTCCACGAGGTCCGCGACCATATGCGGCTTGCTCCGTGCCAGAGAGAAGGCGAGACCGGCGACGTGTCCGGCTCCGGACCGGCTGGAGGGGAATTGTCCGGCGGCTCCGAGGATGACGAGAACGCGCGCGCCTGGAAGCAGCTGAGGAGGCTGACGGACAGGCTCCACCGGCTCTCGAACAACAGCAGCGAGATCGTCCAAGAACCGGAGCCCAACGacgtccaagaagaagaagaggacggcgGCGGCAAGGAGGAGGACACGACGGAAGCTTCGGTGGTCGGGAGGCGCGTGAGGAACGGCGACAACTTCACGAAATGGCAGCACCTTCAGTCGATCGAGACGACGAGCAAGGGCTCGACTCACGGCCACGGCCACCACggagacgacggcgagggcgaggacACGGCCGCATTGGAGGAGATCGGGGAGCTCAGTCGACGGCTGCAGGCGCTGGAAGAGGACCGGAGCTTCCTGGAGCACAGCGTGAACTCGCTGAGGAAAGGGAGGGACGGCGAGGCGGTGATCCACGACATCGCTCGCAGCCTCAGAGAGCTCCGGAAGACGCTTGGAGATGATCAGGACACCATTGCTAGCTGA
- the LOC123397245 gene encoding putative cyclin-dependent kinase F-2 has protein sequence MAVRKRRAAAVGRATATQGCKKRRTRIASTEDFEFEDAPCLGKGSFGTVVRARHRSTGRTVAIKFPCDSEDPADAAAELQREAGFLAACAGNPYVVGSHGLVLDPATGRLGLAMECVAGPSLHAFLRERAPLPEPIVCAYMWRLLTGAGMMHRLGIVHRDLKPSNILVAKGGKILKICDLGLAMSLRTADQTRSSDAGTLPYMAPEVLLGKPDYDAGADTWSLGCVMAEMLTGKPLFKGDVRRDDPVRQVRTILRVLGSPDDRTWPEFTLLPLAARVRFREQQRSALGDLFPAEMLSEDGYQVLKGLLECNPGKRLTAAAALQLPWFMPEIDIDANVEDAFVPPASSTEENLLRIPLDMWKNAQRRNCA, from the coding sequence ATGGCCGTCCGCAAGCGGCGTGCCGCCGCCGTCGGCCGCGCGACGGCCACCCAAGGCTGCAAGAAAAGGCGCACCCGGATCGCCAGCACCGAGGATTTCGAGTTCGAGGACGCGCCCTGCCTCGGCAAGGGCAGCTTCGGCACCGTCGTCAGGGCGCGCCACCGCTCCACCGGCAGGACCGTCGCGATCAAGTTCCCCTGCGACTCCGAGGACCCCGCCGACGCCGCTGCCGAGCTCCAGCGCGAGGCCGGCTTCCTCGCGGCCTGCGCCGGAAACCCTTACGTCGTCGGCTCGCACGGCCTCGTCCTCGACCCGGCCACCGGCAGGCTCGGGCTCGCCATGGAGTGCGTCGCCGGGCCGAGCCTCCACGCTTTCTTGAGGGAGAGGGCGCCGCTCCCGGAGCCCATCGTGTGCGCCTACATGTGGCGGCTGCTCACCGGCGCCGGGATGATGCACCGGCTCGGCATTGTCCACCGCGACCTCAAGCCATCCAACATCCTCGTCGCGAAAGGGGGGAAGATCCTCAAGATTTGCGACCTCGGCCTCGCCATGTCCTTGCGCACGGCCGACCAGACGCGGTCCAGCGACGCCGGCACGCTGCCGTACATGGCGCCCGAGGTGctcctggggaagccggactacgACGCGGGGGCGGACACGTGGTCGCTCGGGTGCGTCATGGCCGAGATGCTCACCGGCAAGCCGCTGTTCAAGGGCGACGTAAGGAGGGACGATCCGGTACGCCAGGTCCGCACTATCTTACGCGTCCTAGGCTCGCCGGATGACAGGACGTGGCCGGAGTTCACGTTGCTGCCGCTCGCCGCCAGGGTGCGGTTCAGGGAGCAGCAGCGCAGCGCCctgggagacctcttcccagcggAGATGTTGTCTGAGGACGGCTACCAGGTCCTGAAAGGGCTCCTAGAGTGCAACCCAGGCAAGCGGCTGACGGCGGCCGCCGCGCTCCAGCTCCCGTGGTTCATGCCTGAGATCGACATCGACGCGAATGTCGAGGACGCGTTCGTCCCGCCGGCATCCTCCACGGAGGAGAATCTACTCAGGATCCCACTTGATATGTGGAAGAATGCACAACGGCGAAACTGTGCTTGA